One Patescibacteria group bacterium DNA window includes the following coding sequences:
- a CDS encoding YebC/PmpR family DNA-binding transcriptional regulator produces MSRHSKWSKIKHQKGAADVKRSALFTRLSKNITLAAREGGNGDPKMNFKLRLAIDQAKAVNLPKDTVDRAIQKGIGGGAEGQIERVQYEGFLPGGAAIIIESLTDNRNRTSGIVKNILGKNGGNMGLPNSVAWMFSRKGVIKISNYKNFIPNLDEFQLKMIDLGADDFETEEEDLIIYTAPENMENLREGLEKEQITPEEIETEFVAKEKINVADPTQKEKIENLLNELDESEDVDNYYTNLE; encoded by the coding sequence ATGTCCAGACATTCTAAGTGGTCAAAAATAAAACACCAAAAGGGCGCCGCAGATGTAAAAAGGAGCGCCCTTTTTACGCGCCTTTCTAAAAACATTACGCTTGCGGCGCGTGAGGGAGGAAATGGCGATCCGAAAATGAATTTTAAACTACGCCTCGCGATTGATCAGGCCAAAGCAGTTAATCTTCCGAAAGACACTGTTGATCGGGCGATTCAAAAAGGAATTGGCGGCGGAGCGGAAGGACAGATTGAACGCGTCCAATATGAAGGATTTCTCCCCGGCGGGGCGGCGATTATTATCGAATCTTTAACCGACAACCGCAATCGAACAAGCGGCATCGTAAAAAACATTCTCGGAAAAAATGGCGGCAACATGGGTCTGCCAAATTCCGTGGCCTGGATGTTTTCACGGAAGGGTGTGATAAAAATTTCAAACTACAAAAATTTTATCCCAAATCTTGATGAGTTTCAGTTGAAGATGATTGACCTCGGTGCCGATGATTTTGAAACCGAGGAAGAAGATTTAATAATTTATACCGCGCCGGAAAATATGGAAAATTTGCGCGAAGGATTGGAAAAAGAACAAATCACGCCTGAGGAAATAGAAACTGAGTTCGTAGCGAAAGAAAAAATTAACGTCGCCGATCCGACGCAAAAAGAAAAAATTGAAAATTTATTGAACGAACTGGATGAAAGTGAAGATGTTGATAATTACTACACCAATCTCGAATAA